In Cumulibacter manganitolerans, the following are encoded in one genomic region:
- a CDS encoding COX15/CtaA family protein, which produces MRLTLPAPTAQNARRLTLANLLANIALVLTGGLVRLTGSGLGCAEWPTCNDGNIVPTPEAPIHTYIEFVNRTLTFALIVVALTTWLVLRRLSPRRPDLTRLAFLIGMGIPAQGVVGGITVLTGLNPYTVMVHMMITMVLIYWAAVSYHRARHLDRVVVDYRGRAAHWLARALLIATYLTLALGTFATGAGPHAGDPDAGRTGFDPALVSQLHADAVFLLVGLSVGVTIYARIVGRRGLIVATTLLMAVELGQAVVGYTQYFTGLPLALVAAHLVLAALVMATSTVVAEELRYVPALRADRPVGTRPAAQRRGSGTTLEHDAPVAG; this is translated from the coding sequence GTGCGCCTCACCCTGCCCGCCCCGACCGCCCAGAACGCCCGCCGGCTGACGCTGGCGAACCTGCTCGCGAACATCGCGCTCGTGCTGACCGGGGGCCTGGTCAGGCTCACCGGGTCCGGTCTCGGCTGCGCGGAATGGCCCACGTGCAACGACGGCAACATCGTGCCGACGCCCGAGGCGCCGATCCACACCTACATCGAGTTCGTCAATCGCACCCTGACCTTCGCGTTGATCGTGGTCGCGCTGACCACCTGGCTGGTGCTGCGCCGGCTGAGCCCGCGGCGCCCCGACCTGACCCGGCTGGCGTTCCTGATCGGCATGGGCATCCCGGCCCAGGGCGTGGTCGGCGGCATCACCGTTCTCACCGGCCTGAACCCGTACACGGTCATGGTGCACATGATGATCACGATGGTGCTCATCTACTGGGCGGCGGTCAGCTACCACCGCGCCCGGCACCTCGATCGGGTGGTCGTGGACTACCGCGGGCGCGCCGCGCACTGGCTGGCGCGCGCGCTGCTCATCGCCACCTACCTGACCCTCGCGCTCGGCACGTTCGCGACCGGCGCCGGGCCGCACGCCGGTGATCCGGACGCCGGGCGCACCGGCTTCGATCCCGCGCTGGTCTCCCAGCTGCACGCGGACGCGGTCTTCCTGCTCGTCGGGCTGTCGGTGGGCGTCACGATCTACGCCCGCATCGTCGGCCGGCGAGGGCTGATCGTCGCGACCACCCTGCTGATGGCCGTCGAGCTCGGGCAGGCCGTGGTCGGCTACACGCAGTACTTCACCGGGCTGCCGCTCGCGCTCGTCGCCGCGCACCTGGTGCTCGCCGCCCTCGTGATGGCCACCTCGACCGTGGTCGCGGAAGAGCTGCGCTACGTCCCGGCGCTGCGCGCCGACCGGCCGGTGGGCACGCGGCCCGCGGCTCAGCGGCGGGGCAGCGGGACGACGCTCGAGCACGACGCGCCGGTCGCCGGCTGA
- a CDS encoding heme o synthase has product MSSGTLHRASERPSQAGALDVVKAYVALTKPRIIEQLLITTVPAMLLAAGGVGSVWLIVQTLVGGMLSAGSANSLNCYVDRDIDSVMHRTRRRPLVRHVVEPRNALVFGIVLGAVSTAVFWYFTTPLATVLNLLAILLYVVLYTMVLKRRTAQNIVWGGAAGCMPVLIGWAAVTGSLALAPVIMFLIIFFWTPPHFWALAIKYRDDYAAAGVPMLPVVARPATVTAQMLGHAIAMVGCSVWLWPVALGPLYGVTVLVLGSWFLLETVLLHVRTLRGAPIRPMRVFHMSNTYLTLVFVLIAVDAVL; this is encoded by the coding sequence ATGAGCTCAGGGACCCTGCACCGCGCCTCGGAGCGGCCCTCGCAGGCCGGCGCGCTCGACGTCGTCAAGGCCTACGTCGCGCTCACCAAGCCGCGCATCATCGAGCAGCTGCTGATCACGACGGTGCCCGCCATGCTGCTGGCCGCCGGCGGCGTCGGCTCGGTGTGGCTGATCGTCCAGACCCTCGTCGGCGGCATGCTCTCCGCGGGATCGGCGAACTCGCTGAACTGCTACGTCGACCGCGACATCGACTCGGTGATGCACCGCACGCGGCGCCGGCCGCTGGTGCGGCACGTGGTCGAGCCGCGCAACGCTCTCGTCTTCGGCATCGTGCTGGGTGCCGTGTCGACCGCGGTGTTCTGGTACTTCACCACGCCGCTGGCGACCGTGCTGAACCTGCTGGCGATCCTGCTGTACGTCGTTCTGTACACGATGGTGCTCAAGCGGCGTACTGCGCAGAACATCGTGTGGGGCGGTGCGGCGGGCTGCATGCCGGTGCTGATCGGCTGGGCCGCGGTCACCGGGTCGCTGGCCCTGGCCCCGGTGATCATGTTCCTGATCATCTTCTTCTGGACGCCGCCGCACTTCTGGGCGCTGGCCATCAAGTACCGCGACGACTATGCGGCGGCCGGGGTACCGATGCTGCCCGTGGTCGCCCGCCCGGCCACCGTCACCGCGCAGATGCTGGGGCACGCGATCGCGATGGTCGGGTGCTCGGTGTGGCTGTGGCCGGTGGCCCTGGGGCCGCTCTACGGGGTCACCGTGCTGGTCCTCGGCAGCTGGTTCCTGCTCGAGACGGTGCTCCTGCACGTGCGCACCCTGCGCGGCGCCCCGATCCGGCCGATGCGCGTCTTCCACATGTCGAACACGTACCTGACCTTGGTGTTCGTGCTCATCGCCGTCGACGCCGTCCTCTGA